One part of the Phoenix dactylifera cultivar Barhee BC4 chromosome 4, palm_55x_up_171113_PBpolish2nd_filt_p, whole genome shotgun sequence genome encodes these proteins:
- the LOC103706886 gene encoding tubby-like F-box protein 1, whose product MASRRREIQSRRGSSVSSVSSDELFVEARSSPPREGEEEGEAAPPVAAGEEEGRWEKMLPELLEEIVKRVEDGGERWPLRKNVVSCACVCRRWREITKGIVQSPLESGRITFPSSLKQPGPKDLPIQCFIKRNKKNSTFYLYLSLTQTFTDKGKFLLAARRFRHGAHTEYIISLDADDLAQGSNAYMGKLRSDFLGTKFTIYDSRPPYDGAKAASSRASRRFASKQISPQVSSSNFKVGQVHYKFNLLKSRGPRRMHCTLQCPAAQETAKDDSEKSKAHSPGGFAVLRNKAPRWQEHLQCWCLNFHGRVTVASVKNFKLVATADPSQPWGIGDEETVLLQFGKVGDDMFTMDYRQPLSAFLAFATCLTSFGTKFACG is encoded by the exons ATGGCATCCCGGCGGAGGGAAATTCAATCGAGGAGAGGGTCGTCGGTCTCGTCGGTGTCGTCTGACGAGCTGTTCGTGGAGGCGCGGAGCTCGCCGCcgcgggagggggaggaggagggggaggcagCGCCGCCGGTGGCggcgggggaggaggagggacgGTGGGAGAAAATGCTGCCGGAGCTGCTGGAAGAGATCGTGAAGAGGGTGGAGGATGGCGGCGAGCGGTGGCCGCTCAGGAAGAACGTGGTGTCCTGTGCCTGCGTCTGCCGTCGGTGGAGGGAGATCACCAAGGGGATCGTCCAATCGCCGTTGGAAAGCGGGCGGATCACCTTCCCTTCCTCCCTCAAACAG CCGGGGCCAAAGGACTTGCCAATCCAATGCTTCATCAAAAGGAACAAGAAGAATTCAACATTTTACTTATATCTCAGCTTGACACAAA CATTCACGGATAAAGGGAAATTCCTATTGGCAGCTCGAAGATTTAGGCATGGTGCCCACACTGAGTATATTATCTCTCTTGATGCTGATGACCTGGCCCAAGGAAGTAATGCATATATGGGGAAGTTGAG ATCTGACTTCTTGGGGACAAAGTTTACAATCTATGACAGCCGGCCACCATACGATGGTGCAAAGGCAGCAAGCAGCCGAGCAAGCCGGCGTTTTGCTAGCAAGCAAATCAGCCCGCAGGTCTCATCCAGTAATTTCAAAGTTGGACAGGTACATTACAAATTCAACCTACTAAAATCAAGAGGACCGAGAAGGATGCACTGCACTTTGCAATGCCCTGCAGCTCAAGAAACTGCAAAGGATGACTCTGAGAAGTCGAAGGCACACAGCCCTGGGGGTTTTGCAGTTTTGAGGAACAAAGCTCCTAGGTGGCAAGAGCATCTGCAGTGCTGGTGCTTGAATTTCCATGGCCGGGTCACAGTTGCTTCAGTGAAAAATTTTAAGCTGGTAGCAACGGCAGATCCCAGCCAGCCATgggggattggagatgaggaaacAGTGCTGCTTCAGTTTGGGAAGGTTGGTGACGACATGTTTACCATGGACTACCGGCAGCCACTCTCAGCCTTCCTGGCATTTGCCACCTGCCTTACCAGCTTTGGTACAAAATTTGCCTGTGGATAA